In Gopherus flavomarginatus isolate rGopFla2 chromosome 1, rGopFla2.mat.asm, whole genome shotgun sequence, a single genomic region encodes these proteins:
- the LOC127042870 gene encoding sulfotransferase 6B1-like, which translates to MSTQSQTALIHRFNGIPFTTRSSPDLLKSLDAFDAREDDILLVSYPKSGTHWLAQIIKQIYTPKVTLTSPIEFGDISKVEELNNLSSKRIIPTHLDYNMLPSNFKVKQCKAFYIIRNPKDTAVSMYHYYRDNPNLPTIDSWTVFLQLFLSGDVVCGSWFDHFLSWEEHKNDRNILFLFYEDMKKDLSTVVKKMSVFLGVNISDSEIKEICEKSSFTEMKSNVEKENSDSNHTVCALTSNRKLIFRKGAVGDWKNHFTPKQNKMFEEMFNKKMKLSELAKRIIYEC; encoded by the exons ATGTCAACCCAGAGTCAGACAGCTCTCATTCACAGATTCAATGGAATTCCCTTTACAACTAGGTCATCACCAGATCTTCTAAAATCCTTGGATGCCTTTGATGCTAGAGAAGATGACATCCTTTTGGTTTCCTATCCAAAGTCTG GCACTCACTGGCTTGCACAAATTATAAAGCAGATTTACACTCCCAAAGTCACCCTAACATCACCTATTGAGTTTGGAGACATCTCCAAAGTGGAAGAACTTAACAATCTTTCATCCAAGAGAATCATCCCAACGCACTTGGACTACAACATGTTACCATCAAATTTTAAGGTCAAACAATGCAAG GCCTTCTATATTATCAGAAATCCAAAAGATACTGCAGTTTCCATGTATCACTACTACAGAGATAACCCAAATCTCCCCACCATAGATTCATGGACTGTTTTCCTCCAGCTGTTCTTAAGCGGAGATG TTGTCTGTGGATCCTGGTTTGATCATTTCTTAAGCTGGGAAGAGCATAAAAATGACAGAAACATCTTGTTTTTATTCTATGAAGACATGAAGAAG GATCTTTCTACAGTTGTGAAGAAAATGAGTGTATTTCTGGGAGTAAACATCAGTGACAGTGAAATCAAAGAGATTTGTGAGAAGTCGTCATTCACTGAGATGAAAAGCAATGTAGAAAAAGAGAACAGTGACTCAAATCACACCGTTTGTGCACTTACATCCAATAGGAAGCTGATATTCCGAAAAG GCGCTGTTGGTGACTGGAAAAACCACTtcactccaaaacaaaacaaaatgtttgaggAAATGTTTAATAAGAAGATGAAATTGAGTGAACTGGCAAAACGTATCATATATGAATGCTGA